In Pseudomonas sp. Leaf58, one DNA window encodes the following:
- a CDS encoding ABC transporter permease produces the protein MSFEQLLALVLDPDLLERYGPRFLDGLLVTAKLVVISFSLGAVLGLLLALARMSRSLLLQRMAAGYVYFFRGSPLLAQLFLLYYGLGSLKGFWQDVGLWWFFREAWFCTLLAFTLNTAAYQAEIFRGSLMAVAPGQHEAARALNLKRSTTFFKVILPQSLLVAIGPLGNELILMIKASAIASLVTIYDLMGVTKLAFSRSFDFQIYLWAAVLYLVIVELVRRLLKHLEARLGRHLN, from the coding sequence ATGAGCTTCGAACAACTGTTGGCGCTGGTCCTCGACCCAGACCTGCTGGAGCGCTACGGCCCGCGCTTCCTCGATGGCCTGCTGGTAACCGCTAAGCTGGTGGTGATTTCCTTCAGCCTGGGCGCCGTACTCGGCTTGTTGCTGGCCTTGGCACGCATGTCGCGCAGCCTGCTGCTGCAGCGTATGGCCGCCGGCTATGTGTACTTCTTCCGCGGCTCGCCGCTGCTGGCCCAACTGTTCCTGCTGTATTACGGCCTGGGTTCGCTTAAAGGCTTCTGGCAAGACGTGGGGCTGTGGTGGTTCTTCCGCGAAGCGTGGTTCTGCACGTTGCTGGCGTTCACCCTGAACACCGCCGCCTACCAGGCCGAGATCTTCCGCGGCAGCCTGATGGCCGTCGCCCCCGGCCAGCATGAAGCGGCACGGGCCTTGAACCTGAAGCGCTCGACCACCTTCTTCAAGGTGATCCTGCCGCAATCGCTGCTGGTGGCCATCGGACCGCTGGGCAACGAACTGATCCTGATGATCAAGGCCAGCGCCATTGCCTCGCTGGTGACCATTTACGACCTGATGGGTGTGACCAAACTGGCCTTCTCGCGCAGTTTCGACTTCCAGATCTACCTGTGGGCCGCCGTGCTCTACCTGGTGATCGTCGAACTGGTGCGGCGCCTGCTGAAACACCTGGAAGCCCGCCTGGGCCGCCACCTGAACTGA
- a CDS encoding MurR/RpiR family transcriptional regulator, with protein sequence MSQPIKQRLENSLEGAAASGRKIASYMLANLHELPFQTSASIAVKLGVSESSVGRFCRSLGYAHLKALKQDLQNDLGDGPWLVGDRLQDYRQNQDASDNAGSLELEIAALVRVHEYRQSSAWHTVAQRLASKPRVFIAGFQTERGIAMCMSHLLQYLRDGVQLVDISAGHFGDVLLGRAEDSALLVFEARRYSRHALLLCQKAREAGIAVTLVTDPFCDWADANADEVFRIPTEFNLFWESTSTMLSWVHLMVNEVCKKLGPDVEKRLEATAALHNEFVGYTSWSSGKQQ encoded by the coding sequence ATGAGCCAACCGATCAAGCAACGCCTGGAAAACAGCCTCGAAGGGGCCGCTGCCTCGGGCCGCAAGATCGCCAGCTACATGCTCGCCAATCTGCATGAACTGCCGTTCCAGACCTCGGCCAGCATCGCCGTCAAGCTGGGCGTCAGCGAATCCAGCGTGGGACGTTTCTGCCGCTCATTGGGTTATGCCCACCTCAAGGCGTTGAAGCAAGACCTGCAGAACGATTTGGGCGATGGCCCATGGCTGGTGGGCGACCGCCTGCAAGATTACCGCCAGAACCAAGATGCCAGCGACAACGCCGGCAGCCTGGAGCTGGAAATCGCTGCCCTGGTGCGCGTGCACGAGTATCGCCAGAGCAGCGCCTGGCACACCGTCGCGCAACGCCTGGCGAGCAAGCCGCGGGTATTCATCGCCGGTTTCCAGACCGAGCGCGGCATCGCCATGTGCATGAGTCACCTGCTGCAGTACCTGCGCGATGGTGTGCAATTGGTCGACATCAGCGCCGGGCACTTCGGTGACGTGTTGCTGGGCCGCGCCGAGGACAGCGCCTTGCTGGTGTTCGAGGCCCGCCGTTATTCCCGCCATGCCCTGCTGCTGTGCCAGAAGGCGCGCGAGGCTGGCATTGCGGTCACCCTGGTGACCGACCCCTTCTGTGACTGGGCCGATGCCAACGCCGACGAGGTGTTTCGCATCCCCACCGAGTTCAATCTGTTCTGGGAATCCACCTCGACCATGCTGTCGTGGGTGCACCTGATGGTCAACGAGGTCTGCAAGAAGCTCGGGCCAGATGTTGAAAAACGCTTGGAAGCAACTGCCGCTCTACATAACGAATTCGTCGGCTACACCTCGTGGTCGTCGGGTAAACAACAATAG
- a CDS encoding transporter substrate-binding domain-containing protein: MNKTMALVGACALLLSGAASAETLRFATEGAYPPFNYVDADNKLHGFDVDITHALCEQMKVECTLVAQDWEGIIPALMARKYDAVVASMIDTEERRKKIAFTEHYYRTPLTVAVAKDSKIDDAQTKFDGYTVGAQSSSTQAIYAEDVYAKAGADVKLYPTMDEANADLAAGRLDGVIADKFPLHEWMTKNGGDCCKILGDVADTKADAAIAVRKDDEALRQRLNTALQQIVANGTYQKIASKYFAFDIYN; encoded by the coding sequence ATGAACAAGACCATGGCCTTGGTGGGTGCGTGTGCCCTGCTGCTGTCGGGTGCCGCCAGTGCCGAAACCCTGCGTTTCGCCACTGAGGGCGCCTACCCGCCCTTCAACTATGTCGACGCCGATAACAAGCTGCACGGCTTCGATGTCGACATCACCCATGCCCTGTGCGAGCAGATGAAAGTCGAATGCACGCTGGTGGCCCAGGACTGGGAAGGCATCATCCCGGCCCTGATGGCACGCAAGTACGATGCGGTGGTCGCGTCGATGATCGACACCGAAGAACGGCGCAAGAAAATTGCTTTCACCGAACATTACTACCGCACCCCGCTGACCGTAGCCGTGGCCAAGGACAGCAAGATCGACGATGCCCAGACCAAATTCGACGGCTACACCGTCGGCGCCCAGTCGTCGTCCACCCAGGCCATTTACGCCGAAGACGTCTACGCCAAGGCCGGTGCCGACGTGAAGCTGTACCCGACCATGGACGAAGCCAACGCCGACCTCGCCGCAGGCCGCCTGGACGGGGTGATCGCCGACAAGTTCCCGCTGCACGAATGGATGACCAAGAACGGCGGGGATTGCTGCAAGATCCTCGGTGATGTGGCCGACACCAAGGCCGACGCTGCCATTGCCGTGCGCAAGGACGACGAAGCCCTGCGCCAGCGCCTGAACACCGCGCTACAACAGATCGTGGCCAACGGCACCTACCAGAAAATCGCCAGCAAGTACTTCGCTTTCGATATCTACAACTGA
- a CDS encoding ABC transporter permease — MLDQLSLLSFASGGWGQALLAGALVTVSLALACLPIGLPLGLVVALAARSRKRLPRAWATTFSTVFRGLPELLTLLIIYYGCQIAAQKILAAMGYQGEFLINTFLAAMIAFSLVFAAFSSEIWLAAFKTLPKGQLEACSALGLSKRTGFFKVLLPQLTRIALPGLSNNWLSLLKDTSLVSTISLVDLMRQTNLAVSVTKEPMFFYGVACLGYLLFAALSGRVFAYIERRSNRHLQGARA; from the coding sequence ATGCTCGATCAATTGTCCTTGCTGTCCTTCGCCAGCGGAGGCTGGGGCCAGGCGCTGCTGGCCGGCGCGCTGGTCACTGTTTCCTTGGCACTGGCCTGCCTGCCCATTGGCCTGCCGCTGGGCCTGGTCGTTGCCCTGGCGGCGCGCTCGCGCAAGCGCCTGCCACGGGCCTGGGCCACTACCTTTTCCACCGTGTTCCGCGGCCTGCCCGAGCTGCTGACGCTGCTGATCATCTATTACGGCTGCCAGATCGCCGCACAGAAGATTCTCGCGGCGATGGGCTACCAGGGTGAGTTCCTGATCAACACCTTCCTTGCCGCGATGATCGCCTTCAGCCTGGTGTTCGCCGCGTTTTCCAGCGAGATCTGGCTGGCAGCCTTCAAAACCCTGCCCAAAGGCCAACTGGAAGCCTGCTCGGCGCTGGGCCTGAGCAAGCGCACGGGTTTTTTCAAGGTGCTGCTGCCACAGCTTACCCGCATCGCCCTGCCCGGCTTGTCCAACAACTGGCTGTCGCTGCTCAAGGACACTTCGCTGGTTTCCACCATCTCGCTGGTCGACCTGATGCGCCAGACCAACCTGGCGGTCAGCGTGACCAAGGAGCCGATGTTCTTCTATGGCGTCGCCTGCCTGGGCTACCTGCTGTTCGCGGCACTCTCCGGGCGCGTGTTCGCCTACATCGAACGGCGTAGCAACCGCCACCTGCAAGGAGCACGCGCATGA